In Papaver somniferum cultivar HN1 chromosome 1, ASM357369v1, whole genome shotgun sequence, a genomic segment contains:
- the LOC113348492 gene encoding floral homeotic protein DEFICIENS-like → MGRAKLDMKLIANLKRRKETYQKRKIGLKKKLHEFTVLCNVPACMILYGPSQGDRPVKVETWPPELDEVNNIIERYRQVPEENKQKRRQDLYDFFQERKKKAEADLGKLRKEHDEFQYFDEQFKGLSVEQLQQVLQRLGSKMESVDERIKHKKNQDMKGMSDQSNVAPFSMPNTSYEGNMFSNNIQQQLDGSLYRPFFGGQGVSTDHHSQYKKIKTNDYQPCDNNSFMLNSAYMYANIPYDPPMLSRGNTDFGYPVSSTFNVMPTSTLMPIPWSGSMHSAGYPSHYYQPPMHHGSSSSQGPQRLFTMNSFPMSSGSTLRQMSYPPEESFGIQDQPNRYRQQ, encoded by the coding sequence ATGGGACGCGCAAAACTGGATATGAAACTCATTGCCAatttgaagagaaggaaagaaactTATCAAAAGAGGAAGATAGGGTTAAAAAAGAAGCTCCATGAATTCACCGTACTCTGTAATGTGCCTGCTTGCATGATTCTCTATGGACCCAGCCAAGGTGACCGTCCAGTTAAAGTGGAGACATGGCCGCCTGAACTTGATGAAGTTAATAACATCATCGAACGGTATCGACAAGTACCCGaggaaaacaaacaaaaacgaCGCCAAGATCTTTATGATTTCTTTCAAGAGCGTAAGAAGAAAGCCGAAGCTGATCTCGGCAAATTACGGAAAGAACACGATGAGTTTCAGTACTTCGATGAGCAGTTCAAAGGATTATCTGTTGAGCAACTTCAACAAGTTTTACAAAGACTAGGATCCAAGATGGAAAGTGTGGATGAGAGAATCAAGCACAAGAAAAATCAGGATATGAAAGGGATGTCTGACCAGTCCAATGTAGCACCCTTTTCCATGCCAAACACTTCATATGAAGGGAACATGTTCAGTAATAACATCCAACAACAACTTGATGGATCTCTGTATAGACCATTCTTCGGTGGTCAAGGTGTCTCAACAGATCATCACAGCCAATACAAGAAAATAAAGACGAATGATTATCAGCCTTGTGACAATAATTCCTTTATGCTTAATTCTGCATATATGTATGCAAATATCCCTTACGATCCCCCAATGCTCTCAAGGGGGAACACGGATTTTGGATATCCAGTGTCGTCTACATTCAATGTGATGCCGACGTCGACACTGATGCCGATCCCTTGGTCAGGTTCGATGCATTCAGCTGGATATCCATCTCACTACTACCAACCACCGATGCACCATGGATCTTCATCCTCTCAAGGGCCACAACGTTTGTTCACCATGAACTCATTTCCTATGTCTTCAGGATCAACTTTACGTCAGATGAGTTACCCGCCTGAAGAGTCTTTTGGCATCCAAGATCAACCAAACAGGTACAGACAACAATGA